The window TTATTTGGTTTTGATACTGCTGTAATTTCCGGTGCAGAAAGACAGATTCAAGAGTTATGGTCTTTGAGTGATTGGAGCCATGGATTGGCCATAGCTATTGCACTTTATGGTACTGTTATAGGCGCTTTGTTTGGAGGAATTCCTGCCGACAAATATGGAAGGAAAACATCCCTCATCTGGATTGGAATACTCTTTTTTGTTTCTGCATTAGGCTCAGCCATAGCTCCGGAAATATACTCTTTTATGTTCTTCAGATTTATTGGAGGTTTAGGAGTGGGAGCCTCTTCTGTAGTGGCTCCAATGTACATCAGTGAAATATCTCCCGCTAAAAACAGGGGACAATTGGTGGCTTTGTACCAATTTAATCTTGTCTTTGGGATTTTGATGGCCTATTTATCTAATTACCTTATCGATTTAAATATTCAGACCAATAGCTGGAGGTGGATGTTGGGTATGGAAGCTATACCTGCATTGATTTATACGCTATTGGTATTTAGAGTACCTTTAAGCCCTCGGTGGTTAATTGCTAAAAAAGATGATTTCGAAAATGCCGAAAGAATTTTAACGCGAACGGATCCTGAAGGTGTTGAAGAGGCTGTGCGCCTCGCAATAGAAGAGAAAAAACTTAACAAAGCCCAAGTTGGGTTTATGGCCTTGTTCAATAGGAAATATATCAAAATTACTTTACTGGCAATTCTAATTGCCTTATTTAACCAATTGTCAGGCA of the Cyclobacterium marinum DSM 745 genome contains:
- a CDS encoding sugar porter family MFS transporter, producing the protein MKINSYVLFLSLVAALGGFLFGFDTAVISGAERQIQELWSLSDWSHGLAIAIALYGTVIGALFGGIPADKYGRKTSLIWIGILFFVSALGSAIAPEIYSFMFFRFIGGLGVGASSVVAPMYISEISPAKNRGQLVALYQFNLVFGILMAYLSNYLIDLNIQTNSWRWMLGMEAIPALIYTLLVFRVPLSPRWLIAKKDDFENAERILTRTDPEGVEEAVRLAIEEKKLNKAQVGFMALFNRKYIKITLLAILIALFNQLSGINAIIYFAPRIFDMAGISAESALLSTVGIGVTNIIATMLGLFLIDRIGRKKLMYIGSFGYIISLLLIAYSFSGAQINNTFLPIFVFMFIASHAVGQGAVIWVFISEIFPNELRAHGQSMGCFTHWILAAIIANVFPLMANQFGPVVIFGFFALMMVLQLIWVFTKMPETKGRSLEEIQQEFIKDHG